A section of the Triticum dicoccoides isolate Atlit2015 ecotype Zavitan chromosome 7A, WEW_v2.0, whole genome shotgun sequence genome encodes:
- the LOC119334476 gene encoding uncharacterized protein LOC119334476: MMDTAQYGPWSDLPPELLGLVLKRLPSLADRVRLRAVCCPWRSNSMLQPLPLPFPWLTLPDGTFLSIPSGEIHRISLPEGACCQGSIGNWLFLMHNDDVCYLMNPFSNTRLELPKLAKVWKREIFDPDSRFSPIFYKLVVPFPLDSSSCSLVAALIMDNGNCGTLCISKPPIVTESFKDDEHPVLELEDVSFFDGKLYALCGFAQLFIFELDKDLGISFMKCIIHSPGDLGGTLQSSLRVVWMIRQYLVECGGRLLMVIRWFRSMAHPTSDDCFEHDRTIELEVFEADLRTEPVGWRTVSDLDGHALFLGQHSCKSLRAGECTGYQEDCIYFMCDYPWPKYSANPLRDAGVYNVRNETFMPLMSGTAAVPPRHAGQWRPTWFFPPEAV, translated from the coding sequence ATGATGGACACTGCACAGTATGGACCTTGGTCAGATCTTCCGCCAGAACTCCTTGGACTTGTTCTCAAGCGCCTCCCTTCCCTAGCTGACCGTGTTCGTCTAAGAGCTGTCTGCTGCCCATGGCGCTCTAATAGTATGTTGCAACCCCTTCCTCTTCCATTTCCATGGCTCACTCTCCCCGATGGTACTTTCCTCAGCATTCCAAGCGGTGAGATTCACCGCATATCTTTACCAGAAGGTGCGTGTTGCCAGGGCTCCATTGGAAACTGGCTATTCCTCATGCACAATGATGATGTGTGCTACTTGATGAACCCTTTCTCCAACACTAGGTTGGAGCTTCCTAAGCTAGCCAAAGTATGGAAACGTGAAATATTTGATCCCGACTCTAGATTTAGTCCAATTTTCTACAAGTTGGTGGTGCCCTTTCCCCTTGACTCATCTTCCTGTTCCCTTGTTGCTGCACTGATCATGGACAATGGTAATTGCGGTACACTTTGTATTAGCAAGCCACCGATTGTCACTGAGTCGTTCAAAGACGATGAGCATCCAGTTCTGGAGCTCGAGGATGTTTCATTCTTTGATGGAAAGCTGTACGCGTTGTGCGGGTTTGCCCAACTTTTCATCTTTGAATTAGACAAGGACCTTGGTATTTCATTCATGAAGTGCATAATTCACTCTCCGGGTGACTTGGGTGGAACACTTCAATCCTCGTTGAGAGTGGTGTGGATGATAAGGCAGTATCTGGTTGAATGTGGCGGTAGACTGTTGATGGTGATACGGTGGTTTCGCTCTATGGCCCATCCAACATCTGATGACTGTTTCGAGCATGACCGTACTATTGAACTTGAGGTTTTTGAGGCAGATTTGCGCACTGAACCTGTAGGATGGAGAACAGTAAGCGATTTGGATGGCCATGCGCTCTTTCTTGGCCAACATAGCTGCAAGTCCCTGCGTGCTGGAGAATGCACTGGATACCAAGAGGACTGCATCTACTTCATGTGTGACTATCCCTGGCCGAAGTATTCTGCAAATCCTCTTCGCGACGCAGGTGTTTACAACGTCAGGAATGAGACGTTCATGCCGCTGATGTCAGGCACCGCAGCAGTACCACCACGTCACGCTGGCCAGTGGCGTCCGACATGGTTTTTCCCTCCTGAAGCTGTATGA
- the LOC119332585 gene encoding putative disease resistance protein RGA3 — translation MDPIFLASAAATWALNKLLDHLKDSAIKALLRSEGLDREVGPIEVTLMRANLVLGSVPTGSAASGVRIRNKELINHVNKVHQHASFLANELDKVKYQCIKQEVKKKNLENASIFKSKMKSITQVGTSEQKISGYDIRLIKKTADELEKICNDVHEALVVEKLGQIVEATKNMDIDTRETVDSKTETEVVPREEENDIRQLITASASPHQQLLVLPIVGDGGVGKTTLARQVYNDQRVKDKFEMMIWIYVSANFDEVKVTQGILQQIPKCEYKPSTNLNVLQGSIKKHLTGKFLIVLDDMWEESQGRWEKLLAPLRCTEKGGVVLVTTRKLSVANAMGRSNAPINLDGMKADMFWSFFQTCIFGHTDYRGKKLLKIGKEIATKLKGNPLAAKSVGALLGKKPNEHAWRNILDRDEWKIQNETDDIIPALRLSYNHLPDRLQQLFSYCALFPKGYKFDKEQLIRMWIALGFVTHERIPLGDAASYSFDELVYGSFFQKEERYFILHDLMHDVAQEVSAFQCLTIAGPDPQEASQSVHLIRHVGIWTEMVYNEGNMERNETFEEKLDKIQDGDILKSLESFMLVGTYDENFSAKFAKTLEKLQYVRLLRLSMHFNVDALLSSVTKFIHLRYLELRYTSQERKPLPEAICKLYHLLLLDIMHWSGLDDLPKAMSNLVCLRYLLVPGSGSLHSRISRVGQMKFLQELSEFRVQEEKGFEIAQLGSLSEIRGSLSILDLDNVKTKQKASEARIKDKKHLRTLSLSWGSASARESAAVQKEVIEGLKPHDRLAHLHIINYAGASPSWIAMKGLESLHLHNCMGIDVLPPFEEMECLQKLSLIGMSSLRDVDIDMGLEDDELELSEVEIASCSALTSIRLHFGKILTKFDVKDCVALSSIEGLPSSGQRKHYVIQGCPQLPADTV, via the exons ATGGACCCCATCTTCCTCGCATCCGCGGCGGCGACATGGGCGCTCAACAAGCTCCTCGACCACCTCAAAGACTCCGCCATCAAGGCGCTGCTACGGTCGGAAGGGCTCGACAGGGAGGTCGGCCCCATAGAGGTCACGCTGATGCGCGCCAACCTCGTCCTCGGCTCCGTGCCCACCGGGTCGGCCGCCTCCGGGGTGAGGATCAGGAACAAGGAGCTCATAAATCACGTCAACAAAGTTCACCAGCATGCGTCTTTCTTGGCCAATGAGCTCGACAAGGTCAAGTACCAGTGCATCAAGCAAGAG GTAAAAAAGAAGAACCTGGAGAATGCAAGCATTTTCAAATCCAAAATGAAATCTATCACTCAAGTTGGAACATCGGAGCAAAAAATCAGTGGATATGACATAAGACTGATAAAAAAGACTGCTGATGAACTGGAGAAGATTTGCAACGATGTTCATGAAGCTCTCGTGGTAGAGAAGCTTGGTCAGATTGTTGAAGCAACAAAAAACATGGATATAGATACACGTGAGACGGTAGACAGCAAAACTGAAACTGAGGTGGTCCCAAGAGAAGAGGAAAATGATATTAGACAACTAATAACTGCAAGTGCATCACCTCATCAACAGCTATTAGTTCTTCCAATAGTCGGCGATGGTGGTGTTGGGAAGACAACACTTGCTCGACAAGTGTACAATGACCAACGTGTGAAAGATAAGTTTGAAATGATGATATGGATTTATGTATCGGCTAATTTTGATGAAGTCAAAGTTACACAAGGGATTCTGCAACAAATACCTAAGTGCGAGTATAAACCAAGTACAAACCTTAACGTGCTTCAGGGCAGCATCAAGAAACACTTGACTGGAAAATTTCTAATTGTTTTGGATGACATGTGGGAAGAGAGCCAGGGCCGCTGGGAAAAGCTTTTGGCTCCACTTAGATGTACGGAAAAAGGGGGTGTGGTTCTGGTGACAACTAGAAAGCTATCTGTTGCCAACGCGATGGGCAGATCCAATGCACCTATCAACTTGGATGGCATGAAGGCAGATATGTTCTGGTCCTTCTTCCAAACATGCATATTTGGTCATACGGATTATCGAGGCAAAAAGCTTCTGAAAATTGGAAAGGAAATAGCTACCAAGCTGAAAGGAAATCCTTTAGCAGCTAAAAGTGTCGGCGCACTTTTGGGAAAAAAACCCAATGAGCATGCCTGGAGAAATATATTAGATAGAGATGAGTGGAAGATTCAAAATGAGACGGATGACATCATACCAGCACTAAGGCTCAGTTACAATCACCTGCCCGACCGTCTTCAGCAATTATTCTCATATTGTGCTCTGTTTCCTAAGGGTTACAAATTTGACAAGGAACAGTTGATACGTATGTGGATTGCTCTTGGCTTTGTCACACATGAGAGGATACCATTGGGAGATGCAGCAAGTTACAGTTTTGATGAATTGGTATATGGGAGCTTCTTCCAGAAAGAGGAACGGTACTTTATTTTGCATGATTTAATGCATGatgtagcacaagaagtatcagcgTTTCAGTGCCTTACTATTGCTGGCCCAGATCCTCAGGAAGCCTCCCAATCTGTACACCTCATTCGTCATGTCGGCATCTGGACTGAGATGGTGTACAATGAAGGAAACATGGAACGTAATGAAACCTTTGAAGAAAAGTTAGACAAGATACAGGACGGAGATATTCTGAAATCTTTGGAGAGTTTCATGCTTGTAGGCACATATGATGAGAATTTCTCTGCAAAGTTTGCGAAGACCCTGGAAAAATTACAGTATGTTCGTTTACTTCGGTTGTCAATGCATTTCAATGTCGATGCTTTGCTATCCAGTGTCACAAAGTTCATCCATCTTCGGTATTTAGAACTCAGGTATACATCTCAGGAGCGCAAACCTTTACCTGAGGCTATATGCAAGCTCTACCACCTACTGCTACTGGATATCATGCACTGGAGTGGTTTAGATGACTTGCCAAAGGCTATGAGCAATCTGGTGTGCTTACGCTATCTCCTCGTTCCGGGGTCAGGGTCATTGCACTCAAGGATATCAAGAGTTGGACAAATGAAGTTTCTGCAAGAGCTCAGTGAATTTCGGGTGCAAGAAGAGAAAGGCTTTGAGATTGCGCAGCTGGGATCTTTAAGTGAGATCAGAGGGTCACTTAGTATCCTTGATCTTGACAATGTCAAAACAAAGCAAAAGGCTTCTGAGGCAAGGATTAAAGATAAAAAACATCTGAGGACACTTTCACTTTCATGGGGTAGTGCAAGTGCAAGAGAAAGTGCCGCTGTCCAGAAGGAAGTAATTGAGGGTCTTAAACCACATGATCGTCTTGCACATCTTCATATCATAAATTATGCAGGTGCTTCTCCATCGTGGATCGCAATGAAGGGATTAGAAAGCCTCCATCTCCATAACTGTATGGGCATAGATGTCCTGCCACCATTTGAGGAGATGGAATGCCTGCAGAAACTGTCCTTGATTGGCATGTCCTCTCTGAGGGATGTCGACATTGACATGGGGCTTGAGGATGACGAGCTCGAGCTAAGCGAAGTTGAAATAGCAAGTTGTTCAGCCTTAACATCCATAAGGCTTCATTTTGGCAAGATATTGACTAAGTTTGATGTTAAAGATTGTGTGGCACTATCTTCCATAGAAGGTTTGCCATCCTCTGGTCAACGGAAGCACTACGTGATCCAAGGATGCCCTCAGCTTCCTGCTGATACTGTCTAA
- the LOC119331002 gene encoding 2-hydroxy-palmitic acid dioxygenase MPO1-like → MLGLLRVAWWRWSSMEAKRRRRGVLDLEAQFAFFRSQHRHPVNAAAHALLAGPILFTNLLILHFLPLPLPLDPALALALAYAASYLAVDRRAGALAGLLFLGAWAASRALAARLGFALSWKLVLATQLFCWTWQFLGHGLFEKRGPTVRELPEVFLMEPFLILLQILNKLFGYEPYPGFSKNVDKKMEADLSLRKSRELKQSKMN, encoded by the exons ATGCTTGGTTTACTTCGAGTTGCTTGGTGGAGGTGGTCGTCCATGGAGGCCAAGAGGAGGCGGCGCGGCGTGCTGGACCTGGAGGCGCAGTTCGCCTTCTTCCGGTCGCAGCACCGCCACCCGGTGAACGCCGCCGCGCACGCGCTGCTCGCCGGGCCCATCCTCTTCACCAACCTCCTCATCCTCCACTTCCTGCCGCTGCCACTGCCACTCGACCCggcgctcgccctcgccctcgcctacGCCGCCTCCTACCTCGCCGTGGACCGTCGCGCCGGGGCACTAGCCGGGCTGCTCTTCCTCGGCGCCTGGGCCGCCAGCCgcgccctcgccgcccgcctcggcttCGCGCTCTCCTGGAAGCTCGTGCTGGCCACGCAGCTCTTCTGCTGGACCTGGCAGTTCCTCGGCCATGGACTCTTCGAG AAGAGAGGGCCGACGGTGAGAGAACTTCCCGAGGTGTTCCTCATGGAGCCATTCCTCATCCTGCTGCAG ATACTGAACAAACTGTTTGGCTATGAGCCATACCCTGGATTCAGCAAGAACGTGGATAAGAAGATGGAGGCCGATCTCAGTCTCAGGAAGAGCAGAGAACTCAAGCAGAGCAAGATGAACTGA